One window from the genome of Sebastes umbrosus isolate fSebUmb1 chromosome 12, fSebUmb1.pri, whole genome shotgun sequence encodes:
- the fubp1 gene encoding far upstream element-binding protein 1 isoform X6, whose protein sequence is MADYSSVAPPSNNAGGGMNDAFKDALQRARQIAAKIGGDGVAAPPTNEFGYGGQKRPLEDADQPETKKVATNDAFSAMGGMGGPPRSISEEFKVPDGMVGFIIGRGGEQISRLQQESGCKIQIAPDSGGMPDRSVTLTGGPESIQAAKRLLTDIVEKGRPAPAFNHNDGPGMTVQEIMVPASKAGLVIGKGGETIKSLQERAGVKMVMIQDGPQNTGADKPLRISGEPFKVQQAKEMVMELIRDQGFREQRGEYGSRGGGGGGGGGGGGGGGGGGGGGGGGGQGGGGGGDSLDVPVPRFAVGIVIGRNGEMIKKIQNDTGVRIQFKPDDGSTPDRIAQIMGPPDQAQHAAEIISDLLRSVQAGGPPGHGGGRGRGRGQGNWNMGPGGPGGLQEFTFTVPTMKTGLIIGKGGETIKGISQQSGARIELQRNPPPNADPNIKMFTVRGSPQQIDYARQLVEEKIGGPVTPMGGPHGPPGPHGGPGPHGPPGPPGPPGAPMGPYNPGPYNQGPPGPHGPPAPYQPQGWGNGYPHWQQGQPDPNKAAADANAAAWAAYYAQYSQQPQAPMTPTSGAPGTTQTNGQDDPQAAGQSGQADYSTAWEEYYEKTGQQSQQPQDYTKAWEEYYKKQGQAAPQATAAAAAAASQPGGQPDYSAAWAEYYRQQAAYYGTGNPQTMGAAPQAPQVHPRIESALHIH, encoded by the exons ATGGCTGACTACAGCAGCGTGGCTCCCCCGTCTAATAACGCCGGAGGAGGAATGAACGACGCTTTTAAAGACGCGCTACAGCGAGCACGACAG ATCGCAGCGAAGATCGGTGGTGATGGAGTAGCGGCTCCCCCAACAAACGAGTTTGGCTACGGGGGCCAGAAAAGGCCCCTGGAGGACGCTG ACCAACCAGAGACGAAGAAAGTGGCTACAAATGACG CCTTTTCAGCGATGGGAGGAATGGGTGGTCCCCCAAG GTCAATATCAGAGGAGTTCAAGGTTCCAGACGGCATGGTTGGATTCA tTATTGGAAGAGGAGGCGAACAAATATCACGACTGCAGCAAGAGTCTGGATGTAAGATACAGATTGCGCCTG ACAGTGGAGGAATGCCAGATAGGTCGGTGACATTAACAGGAGGACCAGAATCCATCCA GGCTGCAAAGCGGCTACTAACAGACATAGTTGAAAAGGGGCGCCCAGCCCCGGCATTCAACCACAACGACGGCCCGGGAATGACTGTTCAGGAGATTATGGTCCCTGCCTCTAAAGCTGGACTCGTCATTGGGAAGGGAGGAGAAACCATCAAAAGCCTTCAG GAaagagctggagtgaagatgGTCATGATCCAAGATGGACCCCAAAACACAGGTGCAGACAAGCCACTTCGCATTTCAGGAGAGCCCTTTAAAGTTCAG cAAGCCAAAGAGATGGTGATGGAGCTGATCAGAGATCAAGGCTTCAGGGAGCAGAGGGGCGAGTATGGTTCACGAGGAGGTGGAGGCGGTGgcggaggtggtggtggtggaggaggaggaggtggcggcggtggtggtggtggaggaggacaaggaggaggaggagggggagacagCTTGGAT GTTCCCGTCCCCCGGTTTGCAGTGGGAATTGTTATTGGAAGAAATGGAGAGATGATCAAGAAAATACAGAATGACACGGGCGTCAGGATTCAGTTCAAACCAG ATGACGGCAGCACACCAGACAGGATAGCCCAGATCATGGGTCCCCCTGACCAGGCTCAGCACGCAGCAGAAATCATATCTGATCTGCTCAGGAGTGTCCAGGCCGGCGGACCTCCGGGACATGGCGGTGGCAGAGGCCGTGGTCGCGGGCAGGGGAACTGGAACATGGGCCCTGGTGGCCCTGGTGGCCTGCAGGAGTTTACCTTCACCGTCCCAACCATGAAGACGGGCCTCATCATTGGAAAAG GTGGTGAGACAATCAAGGGCATCAGCCAGCAGTCTGGAGCCAGGATCGAGCTGCAGAGGAATCCTCCACCCAACGCTGATCCAAACATCAAAATGTTCACAGTCCGGGGCTCCCCTCAACAGATCGACTACGCCAGGCAGCTAGTGGAGGAGAAAATTGGG ggaCCCGTCACTCCAATGGGCGGCCCACATGGTCCCCCCGGTCCACACGGAGGTCCAGGTCCACATGGGCCTCCTGGTCCACCTGGACCCCCCGGGGCTCCCATGGGTCCATACAATCCTGGACCATACAACCAGGGACCCCCAGGACCACA CGGTCCACCAGCGCCCTACCAGCCTCAGGGATGGGGTAACGGCTACCCACACTGGCAACAGGGTCAGCCTGATCCAA aTAAAGCAGCAGCCGATGCCAACGCAGCAGCGTGGGCAGCCTACTACGCACAGTACAGCCAGCAGCCGCAAGCTCCCATGACCCCGACGAGTGGAGCTCCTGGCACGACTCAAACCAACGGCCAAG atgACCCTCAGGCTGCAGGTCAGAGTGGACAGGCAGATTACTCCACGGCCTGGgaggaatattacgagaaaacgG GTCAACAGAGCCAACAACCTCAGGACTACACGAAAGCCTGGGAGGAGTATTACAAAAAACAAG GTCAAGCGGCCCCTCAGGccaccgcagcagcagcagctgccgcCTCGCAGCCTGGAGGCCAGCCAGACTACAGCGCTGCATGGGCGGAGTACTACCGCCAGCAGGCTGCGTACTACGGCACAGGCAACCCACAGACGATGGGTGCAGCACCACAAGCCCCTCAGGTACATCCCCGAATAGAATCTGCCCTCCACATCCactga
- the fubp1 gene encoding far upstream element-binding protein 1 isoform X5, translating into MADYSSVAPPSNNAGGGMNDAFKDALQRARQVGTPQEQDKIAAKIGGDGVAAPPTNEFGYGGQKRPLEDAGGYFPMPNLNIAFSAMGGMGGPPRSISEEFKVPDGMVGFIIGRGGEQISRLQQESGCKIQIAPDSGGMPDRSVTLTGGPESIQAAKRLLTDIVEKGRPAPAFNHNDGPGMTVQEIMVPASKAGLVIGKGGETIKSLQERAGVKMVMIQDGPQNTGADKPLRISGEPFKVQQAKEMVMELIRDQGFREQRGEYGSRGGGGGGGGGGGGGGGGGGGGGGGGGQGGGGGGDSLDVPVPRFAVGIVIGRNGEMIKKIQNDTGVRIQFKPDDGSTPDRIAQIMGPPDQAQHAAEIISDLLRSVQAGGPPGHGGGRGRGRGQGNWNMGPGGPGGLQEFTFTVPTMKTGLIIGKGGETIKGISQQSGARIELQRNPPPNADPNIKMFTVRGSPQQIDYARQLVEEKIGGPVTPMGGPHGPPGPHGGPGPHGPPGPPGPPGAPMGPYNPGPYNQGPPGPHGPPAPYQPQGWGNGYPHWQQGQPDPNKAAADANAAAWAAYYAQYSQQPQAPMTPTSGAPGTTQTNGQDDPQAAGQSGQADYSTAWEEYYEKTGQQSQQPQDYTKAWEEYYKKQGQAAPQATAAAAAAASQPGGQPDYSAAWAEYYRQQAAYYGTGNPQTMGAAPQAPQVHPRIESALHIH; encoded by the exons ATGGCTGACTACAGCAGCGTGGCTCCCCCGTCTAATAACGCCGGAGGAGGAATGAACGACGCTTTTAAAGACGCGCTACAGCGAGCACGACAGGTAGGAACACCACAAGAACAAGATAAG ATCGCAGCGAAGATCGGTGGTGATGGAGTAGCGGCTCCCCCAACAAACGAGTTTGGCTACGGGGGCCAGAAAAGGCCCCTGGAGGACGCTGGTGGGTATTTTCCCATGCCTAACCTGAATATCG CCTTTTCAGCGATGGGAGGAATGGGTGGTCCCCCAAG GTCAATATCAGAGGAGTTCAAGGTTCCAGACGGCATGGTTGGATTCA tTATTGGAAGAGGAGGCGAACAAATATCACGACTGCAGCAAGAGTCTGGATGTAAGATACAGATTGCGCCTG ACAGTGGAGGAATGCCAGATAGGTCGGTGACATTAACAGGAGGACCAGAATCCATCCA GGCTGCAAAGCGGCTACTAACAGACATAGTTGAAAAGGGGCGCCCAGCCCCGGCATTCAACCACAACGACGGCCCGGGAATGACTGTTCAGGAGATTATGGTCCCTGCCTCTAAAGCTGGACTCGTCATTGGGAAGGGAGGAGAAACCATCAAAAGCCTTCAG GAaagagctggagtgaagatgGTCATGATCCAAGATGGACCCCAAAACACAGGTGCAGACAAGCCACTTCGCATTTCAGGAGAGCCCTTTAAAGTTCAG cAAGCCAAAGAGATGGTGATGGAGCTGATCAGAGATCAAGGCTTCAGGGAGCAGAGGGGCGAGTATGGTTCACGAGGAGGTGGAGGCGGTGgcggaggtggtggtggtggaggaggaggaggtggcggcggtggtggtggtggaggaggacaaggaggaggaggagggggagacagCTTGGAT GTTCCCGTCCCCCGGTTTGCAGTGGGAATTGTTATTGGAAGAAATGGAGAGATGATCAAGAAAATACAGAATGACACGGGCGTCAGGATTCAGTTCAAACCAG ATGACGGCAGCACACCAGACAGGATAGCCCAGATCATGGGTCCCCCTGACCAGGCTCAGCACGCAGCAGAAATCATATCTGATCTGCTCAGGAGTGTCCAGGCCGGCGGACCTCCGGGACATGGCGGTGGCAGAGGCCGTGGTCGCGGGCAGGGGAACTGGAACATGGGCCCTGGTGGCCCTGGTGGCCTGCAGGAGTTTACCTTCACCGTCCCAACCATGAAGACGGGCCTCATCATTGGAAAAG GTGGTGAGACAATCAAGGGCATCAGCCAGCAGTCTGGAGCCAGGATCGAGCTGCAGAGGAATCCTCCACCCAACGCTGATCCAAACATCAAAATGTTCACAGTCCGGGGCTCCCCTCAACAGATCGACTACGCCAGGCAGCTAGTGGAGGAGAAAATTGGG ggaCCCGTCACTCCAATGGGCGGCCCACATGGTCCCCCCGGTCCACACGGAGGTCCAGGTCCACATGGGCCTCCTGGTCCACCTGGACCCCCCGGGGCTCCCATGGGTCCATACAATCCTGGACCATACAACCAGGGACCCCCAGGACCACA CGGTCCACCAGCGCCCTACCAGCCTCAGGGATGGGGTAACGGCTACCCACACTGGCAACAGGGTCAGCCTGATCCAA aTAAAGCAGCAGCCGATGCCAACGCAGCAGCGTGGGCAGCCTACTACGCACAGTACAGCCAGCAGCCGCAAGCTCCCATGACCCCGACGAGTGGAGCTCCTGGCACGACTCAAACCAACGGCCAAG atgACCCTCAGGCTGCAGGTCAGAGTGGACAGGCAGATTACTCCACGGCCTGGgaggaatattacgagaaaacgG GTCAACAGAGCCAACAACCTCAGGACTACACGAAAGCCTGGGAGGAGTATTACAAAAAACAAG GTCAAGCGGCCCCTCAGGccaccgcagcagcagcagctgccgcCTCGCAGCCTGGAGGCCAGCCAGACTACAGCGCTGCATGGGCGGAGTACTACCGCCAGCAGGCTGCGTACTACGGCACAGGCAACCCACAGACGATGGGTGCAGCACCACAAGCCCCTCAGGTACATCCCCGAATAGAATCTGCCCTCCACATCCactga
- the fubp1 gene encoding far upstream element-binding protein 1 isoform X8 — MADYSSVAPPSNNAGGGMNDAFKDALQRARQVGTPQEQDKIAAKIGGDGVAAPPTNEFGYGGQKRPLEDAAFSAMGGMGGPPRSISEEFKVPDGMVGFIIGRGGEQISRLQQESGCKIQIAPDSGGMPDRSVTLTGGPESIQAAKRLLTDIVEKGRPAPAFNHNDGPGMTVQEIMVPASKAGLVIGKGGETIKSLQERAGVKMVMIQDGPQNTGADKPLRISGEPFKVQQAKEMVMELIRDQGFREQRGEYGSRGGGGGGGGGGGGGGGGGGGGGGGGGQGGGGGGDSLDVPVPRFAVGIVIGRNGEMIKKIQNDTGVRIQFKPDDGSTPDRIAQIMGPPDQAQHAAEIISDLLRSVQAGGPPGHGGGRGRGRGQGNWNMGPGGPGGLQEFTFTVPTMKTGLIIGKGGETIKGISQQSGARIELQRNPPPNADPNIKMFTVRGSPQQIDYARQLVEEKIGGPVTPMGGPHGPPGPHGGPGPHGPPGPPGPPGAPMGPYNPGPYNQGPPGPHGPPAPYQPQGWGNGYPHWQQGQPDPNKAAADANAAAWAAYYAQYSQQPQAPMTPTSGAPGTTQTNGQDDPQAAGQSGQADYSTAWEEYYEKTGQQSQQPQDYTKAWEEYYKKQGQAAPQATAAAAAAASQPGGQPDYSAAWAEYYRQQAAYYGTGNPQTMGAAPQAPQVHPRIESALHIH, encoded by the exons ATGGCTGACTACAGCAGCGTGGCTCCCCCGTCTAATAACGCCGGAGGAGGAATGAACGACGCTTTTAAAGACGCGCTACAGCGAGCACGACAGGTAGGAACACCACAAGAACAAGATAAG ATCGCAGCGAAGATCGGTGGTGATGGAGTAGCGGCTCCCCCAACAAACGAGTTTGGCTACGGGGGCCAGAAAAGGCCCCTGGAGGACGCTG CCTTTTCAGCGATGGGAGGAATGGGTGGTCCCCCAAG GTCAATATCAGAGGAGTTCAAGGTTCCAGACGGCATGGTTGGATTCA tTATTGGAAGAGGAGGCGAACAAATATCACGACTGCAGCAAGAGTCTGGATGTAAGATACAGATTGCGCCTG ACAGTGGAGGAATGCCAGATAGGTCGGTGACATTAACAGGAGGACCAGAATCCATCCA GGCTGCAAAGCGGCTACTAACAGACATAGTTGAAAAGGGGCGCCCAGCCCCGGCATTCAACCACAACGACGGCCCGGGAATGACTGTTCAGGAGATTATGGTCCCTGCCTCTAAAGCTGGACTCGTCATTGGGAAGGGAGGAGAAACCATCAAAAGCCTTCAG GAaagagctggagtgaagatgGTCATGATCCAAGATGGACCCCAAAACACAGGTGCAGACAAGCCACTTCGCATTTCAGGAGAGCCCTTTAAAGTTCAG cAAGCCAAAGAGATGGTGATGGAGCTGATCAGAGATCAAGGCTTCAGGGAGCAGAGGGGCGAGTATGGTTCACGAGGAGGTGGAGGCGGTGgcggaggtggtggtggtggaggaggaggaggtggcggcggtggtggtggtggaggaggacaaggaggaggaggagggggagacagCTTGGAT GTTCCCGTCCCCCGGTTTGCAGTGGGAATTGTTATTGGAAGAAATGGAGAGATGATCAAGAAAATACAGAATGACACGGGCGTCAGGATTCAGTTCAAACCAG ATGACGGCAGCACACCAGACAGGATAGCCCAGATCATGGGTCCCCCTGACCAGGCTCAGCACGCAGCAGAAATCATATCTGATCTGCTCAGGAGTGTCCAGGCCGGCGGACCTCCGGGACATGGCGGTGGCAGAGGCCGTGGTCGCGGGCAGGGGAACTGGAACATGGGCCCTGGTGGCCCTGGTGGCCTGCAGGAGTTTACCTTCACCGTCCCAACCATGAAGACGGGCCTCATCATTGGAAAAG GTGGTGAGACAATCAAGGGCATCAGCCAGCAGTCTGGAGCCAGGATCGAGCTGCAGAGGAATCCTCCACCCAACGCTGATCCAAACATCAAAATGTTCACAGTCCGGGGCTCCCCTCAACAGATCGACTACGCCAGGCAGCTAGTGGAGGAGAAAATTGGG ggaCCCGTCACTCCAATGGGCGGCCCACATGGTCCCCCCGGTCCACACGGAGGTCCAGGTCCACATGGGCCTCCTGGTCCACCTGGACCCCCCGGGGCTCCCATGGGTCCATACAATCCTGGACCATACAACCAGGGACCCCCAGGACCACA CGGTCCACCAGCGCCCTACCAGCCTCAGGGATGGGGTAACGGCTACCCACACTGGCAACAGGGTCAGCCTGATCCAA aTAAAGCAGCAGCCGATGCCAACGCAGCAGCGTGGGCAGCCTACTACGCACAGTACAGCCAGCAGCCGCAAGCTCCCATGACCCCGACGAGTGGAGCTCCTGGCACGACTCAAACCAACGGCCAAG atgACCCTCAGGCTGCAGGTCAGAGTGGACAGGCAGATTACTCCACGGCCTGGgaggaatattacgagaaaacgG GTCAACAGAGCCAACAACCTCAGGACTACACGAAAGCCTGGGAGGAGTATTACAAAAAACAAG GTCAAGCGGCCCCTCAGGccaccgcagcagcagcagctgccgcCTCGCAGCCTGGAGGCCAGCCAGACTACAGCGCTGCATGGGCGGAGTACTACCGCCAGCAGGCTGCGTACTACGGCACAGGCAACCCACAGACGATGGGTGCAGCACCACAAGCCCCTCAGGTACATCCCCGAATAGAATCTGCCCTCCACATCCactga
- the fubp1 gene encoding far upstream element-binding protein 1 isoform X4, whose translation MADYSSVAPPSNNAGGGMNDAFKDALQRARQVGTPQEQDKIAAKIGGDGVAAPPTNEFGYGGQKRPLEDADQPETKKVATNDAFSAMGGMGGPPRSISEEFKVPDGMVGFIIGRGGEQISRLQQESGCKIQIAPDSGGMPDRSVTLTGGPESIQAAKRLLTDIVEKGRPAPAFNHNDGPGMTVQEIMVPASKAGLVIGKGGETIKSLQERAGVKMVMIQDGPQNTGADKPLRISGEPFKVQQAKEMVMELIRDQGFREQRGEYGSRGGGGGGGGGGGGGGGGGGGGGGGGGQGGGGGGDSLDVPVPRFAVGIVIGRNGEMIKKIQNDTGVRIQFKPDDGSTPDRIAQIMGPPDQAQHAAEIISDLLRSVQAGGPPGHGGGRGRGRGQGNWNMGPGGPGGLQEFTFTVPTMKTGLIIGKGGETIKGISQQSGARIELQRNPPPNADPNIKMFTVRGSPQQIDYARQLVEEKIGGPVTPMGGPHGPPGPHGGPGPHGPPGPPGPPGAPMGPYNPGPYNQGPPGPHGPPAPYQPQGWGNGYPHWQQGQPDPNKAAADANAAAWAAYYAQYSQQPQAPMTPTSGAPGTTQTNGQDDPQAAGQSGQADYSTAWEEYYEKTGQQSQQPQDYTKAWEEYYKKQGQAAPQATAAAAAAASQPGGQPDYSAAWAEYYRQQAAYYGTGNPQTMGAAPQAPQVHPRIESALHIH comes from the exons ATGGCTGACTACAGCAGCGTGGCTCCCCCGTCTAATAACGCCGGAGGAGGAATGAACGACGCTTTTAAAGACGCGCTACAGCGAGCACGACAGGTAGGAACACCACAAGAACAAGATAAG ATCGCAGCGAAGATCGGTGGTGATGGAGTAGCGGCTCCCCCAACAAACGAGTTTGGCTACGGGGGCCAGAAAAGGCCCCTGGAGGACGCTG ACCAACCAGAGACGAAGAAAGTGGCTACAAATGACG CCTTTTCAGCGATGGGAGGAATGGGTGGTCCCCCAAG GTCAATATCAGAGGAGTTCAAGGTTCCAGACGGCATGGTTGGATTCA tTATTGGAAGAGGAGGCGAACAAATATCACGACTGCAGCAAGAGTCTGGATGTAAGATACAGATTGCGCCTG ACAGTGGAGGAATGCCAGATAGGTCGGTGACATTAACAGGAGGACCAGAATCCATCCA GGCTGCAAAGCGGCTACTAACAGACATAGTTGAAAAGGGGCGCCCAGCCCCGGCATTCAACCACAACGACGGCCCGGGAATGACTGTTCAGGAGATTATGGTCCCTGCCTCTAAAGCTGGACTCGTCATTGGGAAGGGAGGAGAAACCATCAAAAGCCTTCAG GAaagagctggagtgaagatgGTCATGATCCAAGATGGACCCCAAAACACAGGTGCAGACAAGCCACTTCGCATTTCAGGAGAGCCCTTTAAAGTTCAG cAAGCCAAAGAGATGGTGATGGAGCTGATCAGAGATCAAGGCTTCAGGGAGCAGAGGGGCGAGTATGGTTCACGAGGAGGTGGAGGCGGTGgcggaggtggtggtggtggaggaggaggaggtggcggcggtggtggtggtggaggaggacaaggaggaggaggagggggagacagCTTGGAT GTTCCCGTCCCCCGGTTTGCAGTGGGAATTGTTATTGGAAGAAATGGAGAGATGATCAAGAAAATACAGAATGACACGGGCGTCAGGATTCAGTTCAAACCAG ATGACGGCAGCACACCAGACAGGATAGCCCAGATCATGGGTCCCCCTGACCAGGCTCAGCACGCAGCAGAAATCATATCTGATCTGCTCAGGAGTGTCCAGGCCGGCGGACCTCCGGGACATGGCGGTGGCAGAGGCCGTGGTCGCGGGCAGGGGAACTGGAACATGGGCCCTGGTGGCCCTGGTGGCCTGCAGGAGTTTACCTTCACCGTCCCAACCATGAAGACGGGCCTCATCATTGGAAAAG GTGGTGAGACAATCAAGGGCATCAGCCAGCAGTCTGGAGCCAGGATCGAGCTGCAGAGGAATCCTCCACCCAACGCTGATCCAAACATCAAAATGTTCACAGTCCGGGGCTCCCCTCAACAGATCGACTACGCCAGGCAGCTAGTGGAGGAGAAAATTGGG ggaCCCGTCACTCCAATGGGCGGCCCACATGGTCCCCCCGGTCCACACGGAGGTCCAGGTCCACATGGGCCTCCTGGTCCACCTGGACCCCCCGGGGCTCCCATGGGTCCATACAATCCTGGACCATACAACCAGGGACCCCCAGGACCACA CGGTCCACCAGCGCCCTACCAGCCTCAGGGATGGGGTAACGGCTACCCACACTGGCAACAGGGTCAGCCTGATCCAA aTAAAGCAGCAGCCGATGCCAACGCAGCAGCGTGGGCAGCCTACTACGCACAGTACAGCCAGCAGCCGCAAGCTCCCATGACCCCGACGAGTGGAGCTCCTGGCACGACTCAAACCAACGGCCAAG atgACCCTCAGGCTGCAGGTCAGAGTGGACAGGCAGATTACTCCACGGCCTGGgaggaatattacgagaaaacgG GTCAACAGAGCCAACAACCTCAGGACTACACGAAAGCCTGGGAGGAGTATTACAAAAAACAAG GTCAAGCGGCCCCTCAGGccaccgcagcagcagcagctgccgcCTCGCAGCCTGGAGGCCAGCCAGACTACAGCGCTGCATGGGCGGAGTACTACCGCCAGCAGGCTGCGTACTACGGCACAGGCAACCCACAGACGATGGGTGCAGCACCACAAGCCCCTCAGGTACATCCCCGAATAGAATCTGCCCTCCACATCCactga
- the fubp1 gene encoding far upstream element-binding protein 1 isoform X1: MADYSSVAPPSNNAGGGMNDAFKDALQRARQVGTPQEQDKIAAKIGGDGVAAPPTNEFGYGGQKRPLEDAGGYFPMPNLNIDQPETKKVATNDAFSAMGGMGGPPRSISEEFKVPDGMVGFIIGRGGEQISRLQQESGCKIQIAPDSGGMPDRSVTLTGGPESIQAAKRLLTDIVEKGRPAPAFNHNDGPGMTVQEIMVPASKAGLVIGKGGETIKSLQERAGVKMVMIQDGPQNTGADKPLRISGEPFKVQQAKEMVMELIRDQGFREQRGEYGSRGGGGGGGGGGGGGGGGGGGGGGGGGQGGGGGGDSLDVPVPRFAVGIVIGRNGEMIKKIQNDTGVRIQFKPDDGSTPDRIAQIMGPPDQAQHAAEIISDLLRSVQAGGPPGHGGGRGRGRGQGNWNMGPGGPGGLQEFTFTVPTMKTGLIIGKGGETIKGISQQSGARIELQRNPPPNADPNIKMFTVRGSPQQIDYARQLVEEKIGGPVTPMGGPHGPPGPHGGPGPHGPPGPPGPPGAPMGPYNPGPYNQGPPGPHGPPAPYQPQGWGNGYPHWQQGQPDPNKAAADANAAAWAAYYAQYSQQPQAPMTPTSGAPGTTQTNGQDDPQAAGQSGQADYSTAWEEYYEKTGQQSQQPQDYTKAWEEYYKKQGQAAPQATAAAAAAASQPGGQPDYSAAWAEYYRQQAAYYGTGNPQTMGAAPQAPQVHPRIESALHIH; encoded by the exons ATGGCTGACTACAGCAGCGTGGCTCCCCCGTCTAATAACGCCGGAGGAGGAATGAACGACGCTTTTAAAGACGCGCTACAGCGAGCACGACAGGTAGGAACACCACAAGAACAAGATAAG ATCGCAGCGAAGATCGGTGGTGATGGAGTAGCGGCTCCCCCAACAAACGAGTTTGGCTACGGGGGCCAGAAAAGGCCCCTGGAGGACGCTGGTGGGTATTTTCCCATGCCTAACCTGAATATCG ACCAACCAGAGACGAAGAAAGTGGCTACAAATGACG CCTTTTCAGCGATGGGAGGAATGGGTGGTCCCCCAAG GTCAATATCAGAGGAGTTCAAGGTTCCAGACGGCATGGTTGGATTCA tTATTGGAAGAGGAGGCGAACAAATATCACGACTGCAGCAAGAGTCTGGATGTAAGATACAGATTGCGCCTG ACAGTGGAGGAATGCCAGATAGGTCGGTGACATTAACAGGAGGACCAGAATCCATCCA GGCTGCAAAGCGGCTACTAACAGACATAGTTGAAAAGGGGCGCCCAGCCCCGGCATTCAACCACAACGACGGCCCGGGAATGACTGTTCAGGAGATTATGGTCCCTGCCTCTAAAGCTGGACTCGTCATTGGGAAGGGAGGAGAAACCATCAAAAGCCTTCAG GAaagagctggagtgaagatgGTCATGATCCAAGATGGACCCCAAAACACAGGTGCAGACAAGCCACTTCGCATTTCAGGAGAGCCCTTTAAAGTTCAG cAAGCCAAAGAGATGGTGATGGAGCTGATCAGAGATCAAGGCTTCAGGGAGCAGAGGGGCGAGTATGGTTCACGAGGAGGTGGAGGCGGTGgcggaggtggtggtggtggaggaggaggaggtggcggcggtggtggtggtggaggaggacaaggaggaggaggagggggagacagCTTGGAT GTTCCCGTCCCCCGGTTTGCAGTGGGAATTGTTATTGGAAGAAATGGAGAGATGATCAAGAAAATACAGAATGACACGGGCGTCAGGATTCAGTTCAAACCAG ATGACGGCAGCACACCAGACAGGATAGCCCAGATCATGGGTCCCCCTGACCAGGCTCAGCACGCAGCAGAAATCATATCTGATCTGCTCAGGAGTGTCCAGGCCGGCGGACCTCCGGGACATGGCGGTGGCAGAGGCCGTGGTCGCGGGCAGGGGAACTGGAACATGGGCCCTGGTGGCCCTGGTGGCCTGCAGGAGTTTACCTTCACCGTCCCAACCATGAAGACGGGCCTCATCATTGGAAAAG GTGGTGAGACAATCAAGGGCATCAGCCAGCAGTCTGGAGCCAGGATCGAGCTGCAGAGGAATCCTCCACCCAACGCTGATCCAAACATCAAAATGTTCACAGTCCGGGGCTCCCCTCAACAGATCGACTACGCCAGGCAGCTAGTGGAGGAGAAAATTGGG ggaCCCGTCACTCCAATGGGCGGCCCACATGGTCCCCCCGGTCCACACGGAGGTCCAGGTCCACATGGGCCTCCTGGTCCACCTGGACCCCCCGGGGCTCCCATGGGTCCATACAATCCTGGACCATACAACCAGGGACCCCCAGGACCACA CGGTCCACCAGCGCCCTACCAGCCTCAGGGATGGGGTAACGGCTACCCACACTGGCAACAGGGTCAGCCTGATCCAA aTAAAGCAGCAGCCGATGCCAACGCAGCAGCGTGGGCAGCCTACTACGCACAGTACAGCCAGCAGCCGCAAGCTCCCATGACCCCGACGAGTGGAGCTCCTGGCACGACTCAAACCAACGGCCAAG atgACCCTCAGGCTGCAGGTCAGAGTGGACAGGCAGATTACTCCACGGCCTGGgaggaatattacgagaaaacgG GTCAACAGAGCCAACAACCTCAGGACTACACGAAAGCCTGGGAGGAGTATTACAAAAAACAAG GTCAAGCGGCCCCTCAGGccaccgcagcagcagcagctgccgcCTCGCAGCCTGGAGGCCAGCCAGACTACAGCGCTGCATGGGCGGAGTACTACCGCCAGCAGGCTGCGTACTACGGCACAGGCAACCCACAGACGATGGGTGCAGCACCACAAGCCCCTCAGGTACATCCCCGAATAGAATCTGCCCTCCACATCCactga